Proteins from one Sebaldella sp. S0638 genomic window:
- a CDS encoding GyrI-like domain-containing protein yields the protein MEPRIVIIPPKKIAGLKRRASMKANNSVINELWPNFMKSKHLIPNQISSGLFSIQIFNTDFFNADTEFEKWAAVEIEDFLLVPDNFDILEMQGGLYAVFIHRGAASMKTHNLIFNNWLPNSEYTLDRREQFEIMPADYSPDNPEAVEEIWIPVIKK from the coding sequence TTGGAACCAAGAATAGTTATAATTCCCCCCAAAAAAATAGCGGGATTAAAAAGAAGGGCTTCTATGAAAGCAAATAATTCCGTTATCAATGAACTTTGGCCGAATTTCATGAAATCAAAACATCTGATTCCTAACCAGATTTCGTCTGGTCTTTTTTCGATTCAAATTTTTAATACTGATTTTTTTAATGCTGATACTGAATTTGAGAAATGGGCCGCGGTAGAAATAGAAGATTTTTTATTAGTTCCTGATAATTTTGATATTTTAGAAATGCAGGGAGGATTATATGCAGTTTTTATTCATAGGGGCGCTGCTAGTATGAAAACCCATAATCTTATTTTTAATAACTGGCTTCCTAATTCTGAATATACTTTAGACAGAAGAGAGCAGTTTGAAATTATGCCTGCGGATTATTCACCAGATAACCCTGAAGCTGTAGAAGAGATTTGGATACCTGTAATAAAAAAATAA